In one Mucilaginibacter sp. PAMB04168 genomic region, the following are encoded:
- a CDS encoding BlaI/MecI/CopY family transcriptional regulator, whose protein sequence is MKELTKAEEQVMQILWQLKEAIVKQILDKMPDDPKPAYNTVSTVVRVLESKGFVDHKAYGNSHVYFPIVSEEEYKKFAFDKVIKSYFNNSYKTLVSYLVKEQKLNLSELAELILLAERSRNKDK, encoded by the coding sequence ATGAAAGAATTAACTAAAGCAGAGGAGCAGGTAATGCAGATTTTATGGCAGTTGAAAGAAGCCATAGTAAAACAGATATTAGACAAAATGCCCGATGACCCAAAGCCGGCCTACAACACTGTAAGTACCGTAGTACGGGTGTTGGAAAGCAAAGGCTTTGTTGACCACAAGGCGTATGGCAACTCGCACGTCTACTTCCCTATCGTGAGCGAAGAAGAGTACAAGAAATTTGCTTTCGATAAGGTTATCAAAAGCTATTTTAACAACTCGTACAAAACCTTGGTATCCTACCTCGTAAAGGAGCAAAAGCTAAACTTGAGCGAATTGGCAGAGTTGATTTTACTGGCCGAACGCAGCCGCAATAAAGACAAATGA
- a CDS encoding M56 family metallopeptidase has product MEANLYLAVAYGCYWLLFRKQTFYTANRVYLLLSTVICFVMPVVQLGTPGRSHRALQPQQTITIISQSTHLVSKQPTIEPLITRNKAATALYTTGAILAFTLFVLKLYSLFKLIFKNTRIKHKGYTLICLNNSPAPFSFLGYLFVECNRQVEDAVLQHELVHIRQKHSWDILFTELVKIISWFNPLVYLLQNSLKALHEFEADSKASGAEQKDEYVNFLIAQAYQTSGVPFANHFSNQQLLKSRIMKLYQKRSGKLARLNYLVAIPLCAGLLCASTLAFSKDYGWIKLNLKTQKVSELMQKTSSDTSAKKLRLKVTSGGVTGITDKLEIKGKPGQTFIYTAKTLVEEDKKLLLKNYGIRVEITSALATTTSIVSPPTPPTASRQPKKPAVVAITPRVMEEVKGLPPPPDVKPVKNKSEKAMQPGTLSSAINDSKGRLISALPGLKHFVGNVFLGSSPEMQFDNMTDEYLIRPQKVYIQVNNPKMENIEPNKPIVFGDNPIYLIDGKIYTVDELERRSASISTKNKTGRLLHAEKVIYHKPNNPDDIAKYGSIAKDGIEEFVGIISSNL; this is encoded by the coding sequence TTGGAAGCAAACTTATACCTTGCGGTGGCTTACGGATGCTATTGGTTACTATTCCGCAAACAAACGTTTTACACCGCCAACCGGGTTTACCTGCTGCTAAGCACCGTAATTTGCTTTGTAATGCCAGTGGTACAGTTAGGCACGCCCGGGCGGTCACATCGGGCTTTGCAACCGCAGCAAACAATAACCATAATTAGCCAATCTACACATTTGGTTAGTAAGCAACCGACTATAGAGCCGCTTATAACGCGAAATAAAGCCGCTACAGCGCTTTACACAACTGGAGCGATACTAGCATTCACTTTATTCGTCTTAAAGCTTTACAGCCTTTTTAAATTGATTTTTAAAAACACCCGAATCAAGCATAAAGGCTACACATTAATTTGCCTTAATAACAGCCCTGCTCCATTCTCGTTTCTTGGCTACTTGTTTGTTGAATGTAATCGACAAGTAGAAGATGCCGTTTTACAGCACGAACTGGTGCATATCCGGCAAAAACATAGTTGGGATATCCTATTCACCGAACTGGTTAAAATCATCAGTTGGTTTAACCCACTCGTGTACTTGCTGCAAAACAGCCTGAAAGCTCTCCATGAGTTTGAGGCTGATAGCAAAGCGTCGGGCGCTGAGCAAAAGGACGAGTATGTCAATTTCCTGATCGCTCAAGCCTATCAAACCAGTGGCGTACCGTTTGCCAATCATTTCTCAAACCAGCAACTTTTAAAATCAAGAATAATGAAGCTCTATCAAAAAAGATCAGGTAAGTTAGCCAGGCTAAACTACCTTGTGGCCATACCGCTCTGCGCCGGCCTGCTCTGTGCTTCTACCTTAGCCTTTAGCAAAGATTATGGTTGGATTAAGCTTAATCTTAAAACACAGAAAGTTAGTGAACTAATGCAAAAAACCTCTAGTGACACATCAGCAAAAAAATTAAGATTAAAGGTAACTAGTGGAGGCGTGACAGGAATTACGGACAAATTGGAAATTAAAGGCAAGCCAGGCCAAACCTTTATTTATACTGCTAAAACATTAGTTGAGGAGGACAAGAAATTATTACTAAAAAATTATGGAATAAGGGTTGAAATAACCAGCGCATTAGCAACCACTACAAGTATTGTTTCACCGCCCACGCCCCCTACAGCATCACGGCAGCCTAAAAAACCAGCTGTAGTAGCTATCACTCCACGGGTAATGGAAGAGGTTAAAGGCTTGCCGCCGCCACCAGATGTAAAACCGGTTAAAAACAAATCGGAAAAAGCTATGCAGCCAGGCACCTTATCATCTGCTATTAACGACAGTAAGGGAAGGCTGATTTCTGCATTACCCGGACTTAAACACTTTGTAGGTAATGTGTTTTTAGGGTCGTCGCCAGAAATGCAGTTCGACAACATGACAGACGAATACTTAATAAGGCCTCAAAAGGTTTACATACAGGTGAATAACCCTAAAATGGAAAATATCGAACCCAACAAGCCTATCGTATTTGGCGACAACCCTATTTATCTTATTGATGGCAAAATATATACGGTAGATGAGTTAGAAAGACGGTCAGCTAGCATTAGCACGAAGAACAAAACAGGCAGACTGCTACATGCCGAAAAGGTAATTTATCACAAACCTAATAATCCGGATGATATAGCCAAATACGGCTCCATTGCCAAAGATGGCATAGAAGAATTTGTCGGCATAATTTCGTCAAACTTGTAG
- the rsmG gene encoding 16S rRNA (guanine(527)-N(7))-methyltransferase RsmG, whose product MDAGLILKYFPELTELQQAQYGQLAQLYSYWNEQINVISRKDLDLLYERHVLHSLGIAKVMRFLPGEQVLDVGTGGGFPGIPLAIMFPQTSFHLVDSIGKKIKVVQEVASALGLQNVKASHSRAEQVPGKVNFVISRAVTQLKDFYPWVKNKFIKQSDNQLANGILYLKGGDLKQEIAESGLAVQQYFLKNYFEEEFFETKQVIYVKGWLQV is encoded by the coding sequence ATGGACGCCGGACTAATACTTAAATATTTTCCTGAATTAACCGAACTACAACAGGCGCAATACGGCCAACTGGCCCAGTTGTATAGCTACTGGAATGAGCAGATCAACGTTATCTCCCGCAAGGATTTGGACTTGCTATACGAGCGGCATGTGCTGCATTCATTGGGGATAGCCAAGGTAATGCGCTTTTTGCCTGGCGAGCAAGTGTTAGACGTTGGTACCGGAGGCGGATTTCCGGGTATACCGTTGGCTATTATGTTTCCGCAAACCAGCTTTCATTTGGTTGATAGTATTGGCAAAAAGATTAAAGTGGTGCAGGAGGTAGCTAGCGCCTTGGGTTTGCAAAACGTAAAAGCTTCGCATAGCCGTGCTGAGCAAGTGCCCGGTAAGGTGAACTTCGTGATATCAAGAGCAGTAACGCAGTTGAAGGATTTTTATCCTTGGGTAAAAAACAAATTCATCAAGCAGTCTGACAATCAGCTGGCTAACGGAATTTTATATTTGAAAGGTGGAGACCTGAAACAGGAAATTGCCGAGTCGGGTTTAGCCGTTCAGCAATACTTCCTGAAGAACTACTTTGAGGAAGAGTTCTTCGAGACTAAGCAGGTGATTTATGTGAAGGGGTGGCTACAAGTTTGA
- a CDS encoding sigma-70 family RNA polymerase sigma factor, protein MEVNANFTENAKNDFQLVMKAKEGNQKAYADLMQRYKDSIYFMSLKMVNNREDAMDITVETFAKAFEKLDKYQPEYAFSTWLFRVATNNCIDFLRKKKLNTVSINNMMDEEDDRPLQIKSDTLNPEETSIKKQQSAEIKLLIESLPPRYRNLLTLRYFDELSYEEIAQQLDLPLGTVKAQLFRAKYLLGNIINRIDR, encoded by the coding sequence ATGGAAGTAAATGCCAATTTTACTGAGAACGCCAAAAACGACTTTCAACTTGTAATGAAAGCCAAAGAAGGCAACCAGAAAGCTTATGCTGATCTGATGCAGCGCTATAAGGATTCGATCTACTTTATGTCGCTTAAAATGGTGAACAATAGGGAAGATGCAATGGATATAACGGTGGAAACGTTTGCGAAAGCTTTTGAAAAGTTGGACAAGTATCAACCGGAGTATGCATTCAGTACCTGGTTGTTCAGGGTGGCAACTAATAACTGTATCGACTTTTTGCGTAAAAAGAAGTTAAATACTGTATCCATTAACAACATGATGGACGAGGAGGATGACCGACCACTGCAAATAAAGTCGGATACATTAAATCCTGAGGAGACCTCTATTAAGAAGCAACAATCAGCAGAGATAAAGCTACTGATCGAGAGCTTGCCGCCAAGATATCGTAACTTGTTAACCCTAAGGTATTTCGACGAGTTATCTTACGAAGAGATTGCACAGCAACTGGACTTACCCTTGGGTACAGTTAAGGCCCAATTGTTCCGCGCCAAGTACTTGCTTGGTAACATCATCAACCGCATAGACAGATAA
- a CDS encoding glycosyltransferase gives MEQYIPEVLFYLFLFCFVVQMGFLLIQQCRLAVYRLPEQDLSAVQLPVSVIISARNEAQNLVKYLPAILGQQYPTFEVVVVNDCSVDDSHHILLNMSENYPHLKMVTVTEHPRFKTGKKFALTMGIKAATYEHLLFTDADCQPASVNWIAHMAANFTGATEIVLGYSPYVKAGGFINAFTRFETLKTGINYFSAALGRNAYMGIGRNLAYTKSLFFRTKGFASHLHILAGDDDLFVNRNATPDNTAVELHADSFVYTDAKETLQAYYRQKKRHMGVGGLYKNKHRRMLSLDAMAGFLFYVTLGLCLHYHMQPMVIAAAYFVRLITQVIIYKKSANKLTGKDLIWFLPFFDLLYYLYLNVFGLIGTFIKTTQWK, from the coding sequence TTGGAACAATATATACCCGAAGTTTTATTTTATCTATTCCTGTTTTGCTTTGTGGTGCAAATGGGGTTTTTGCTGATACAGCAATGTCGCCTGGCTGTTTATCGTTTGCCCGAGCAGGATTTGTCGGCTGTGCAACTGCCAGTTTCGGTTATCATCAGCGCACGTAATGAGGCCCAAAATCTAGTTAAATATTTGCCTGCAATTTTAGGGCAGCAATATCCAACCTTCGAAGTTGTGGTTGTAAATGACTGTTCAGTTGATGATTCACATCATATTTTACTGAATATGAGTGAAAACTATCCGCATCTTAAAATGGTTACTGTTACAGAGCATCCGCGTTTTAAAACCGGAAAAAAATTCGCCTTAACCATGGGTATTAAAGCTGCTACCTACGAGCACTTGCTATTCACTGATGCCGACTGTCAACCGGCTTCCGTTAACTGGATTGCCCATATGGCAGCTAATTTTACCGGTGCAACAGAGATTGTGCTAGGCTATTCGCCTTATGTAAAAGCAGGTGGCTTTATAAACGCTTTTACCCGGTTCGAAACTCTAAAAACAGGTATTAACTACTTTTCAGCCGCTTTAGGCCGCAACGCGTACATGGGTATTGGTCGTAATCTGGCTTATACTAAATCATTGTTTTTTCGTACAAAGGGTTTTGCCTCGCACCTCCATATACTGGCTGGTGATGATGATTTGTTTGTAAACCGTAATGCCACTCCAGATAATACGGCCGTTGAACTACACGCCGATTCCTTTGTTTATACCGATGCCAAGGAAACTCTTCAAGCCTATTATCGCCAAAAGAAGCGACACATGGGTGTGGGCGGTTTATATAAAAATAAACACCGGCGTATGCTGAGCCTCGACGCTATGGCAGGGTTTTTATTTTATGTAACGTTAGGTTTATGCTTGCATTACCATATGCAGCCCATGGTAATTGCTGCAGCATATTTTGTGCGCTTGATAACTCAAGTTATTATTTATAAAAAATCGGCTAATAAATTGACAGGGAAGGACTTAATATGGTTTCTTCCCTTCTTTGATTTATTGTACTACTTATACCTGAATGTATTTGGCCTAATAGGAACCTTTATAAAAACCACCCAATGGAAGTAA
- the tgt gene encoding tRNA guanosine(34) transglycosylase Tgt, with amino-acid sequence MKFNLTAQDKFSKARAGEITTDHGVIQTPIFMPVGTAGTVKAVHQRELKNDIEAQIILGNTYHLYLRPGLGTLEQAGGLHKFNGWDKPILTDSGGYQVYSLSQARKIKEEGVTFRSHIDGSKHLFTPESAMDIQRVIGADIIMAFDECTPYPCEYGYARRSIEMTHRWLKRCCDRFDSTEPKYGYSQTLFPIVQGSVYKDLRVKSAEVIASFEREGNAIGGLSVGEPAEEMYAMTELVCNILPESKPRYLMGVGTPANILENIALGVDMFDCVMPTRNARHGLLFTSNGILNMRNEKWKNDFSPIDENSDLWVDREHSKAYLRHLITSGEMLGAQIASLHNLHFYLWLVTQAREKIISGEFYSWKNSMVKQLAQRL; translated from the coding sequence ATGAAATTTAATTTAACTGCTCAAGATAAATTTTCAAAGGCTCGGGCCGGCGAAATAACTACAGACCATGGCGTTATACAAACGCCCATTTTTATGCCCGTTGGTACCGCCGGAACCGTTAAAGCGGTCCATCAGCGCGAACTGAAGAATGATATTGAAGCGCAAATTATACTGGGAAATACCTATCATCTTTATTTGCGCCCCGGGTTAGGCACACTTGAACAGGCCGGCGGCCTGCACAAATTTAACGGCTGGGATAAGCCCATTTTAACAGACAGTGGTGGCTATCAGGTATATTCGCTGAGTCAGGCACGTAAAATTAAGGAGGAAGGTGTTACATTTCGGTCGCATATTGATGGCTCGAAGCATTTGTTTACGCCAGAATCGGCCATGGACATACAGCGCGTTATTGGTGCAGACATAATTATGGCTTTTGATGAATGCACACCCTACCCTTGCGAATACGGCTACGCACGCCGGTCCATAGAAATGACGCACCGGTGGCTTAAACGCTGCTGCGACCGGTTTGATAGCACTGAGCCTAAGTACGGCTATAGCCAAACACTCTTTCCTATTGTGCAGGGATCTGTTTACAAAGATCTTCGGGTAAAATCAGCCGAGGTAATTGCCAGCTTTGAGCGTGAAGGTAATGCTATAGGCGGCCTTTCGGTTGGAGAACCCGCCGAGGAGATGTACGCGATGACGGAACTGGTATGCAATATACTGCCCGAAAGCAAACCCCGTTACCTTATGGGCGTGGGCACGCCTGCTAACATACTGGAGAACATTGCCTTAGGCGTTGATATGTTTGACTGTGTAATGCCCACCCGTAATGCCCGGCACGGATTGCTGTTTACCAGCAACGGCATCCTCAATATGCGTAACGAGAAATGGAAGAACGATTTTTCGCCGATTGACGAGAATAGCGACCTATGGGTAGACCGCGAGCACTCTAAAGCTTATTTAAGACACTTAATAACCTCCGGCGAGATGCTGGGTGCACAAATAGCAAGCTTACACAACCTGCATTTTTACCTGTGGCTGGTAACGCAAGCTCGCGAAAAGATAATAAGTGGAGAGTTTTACAGTTGGAAGAATAGCATGGTTAAACAATTAGCCCAACGCCTCTGA
- a CDS encoding LptF/LptG family permease, which yields MFKFLDNYIKIIDWYIIKKYLGTFVFTLSLFLVIIVVFDVSEHLDDFLKSKAPLSAIVFQYYGGYLPYYANILLPLINFLAVIFFTAKMANQTEIVPILSGKTSFNRFLRPYFIASGVIFVFFFIGNVYLIPLTNQLSVKFADTYTNESDPTKKEMHMQLDDRTFVYLQSYDNAVKAGYNFMLEKFDGDVLKERLTAQRISYDSLKHTWSIQDFKVRYVNGLKEQMIEGSRKDTLLDMKPTDFEANTDINTNIYRAISTPDLSKQIEKEKIRGTGRLIELQLEKYRRFIYPFSAFVLTLIGVSISSRKVRGGIGLPLGVGILLCFLYIVVDRFANVFSLKAGLAPIIAVFIPNVLFGLTGLYMLQKAPK from the coding sequence ATGTTTAAATTCTTAGATAACTACATCAAGATCATCGACTGGTACATCATTAAGAAGTATCTGGGCACCTTTGTGTTCACGCTGTCGCTGTTTTTGGTAATAATCGTGGTGTTCGATGTATCTGAACACCTGGATGATTTTTTGAAGAGCAAAGCCCCCCTGAGCGCTATTGTTTTTCAGTACTATGGGGGTTACCTACCCTATTACGCCAACATTTTGCTGCCGCTTATCAATTTCCTGGCGGTGATATTTTTTACGGCCAAAATGGCCAACCAAACTGAGATTGTGCCCATATTAAGCGGCAAGACGAGTTTTAACCGCTTTTTAAGACCTTACTTCATCGCGTCGGGTGTTATTTTCGTCTTCTTTTTTATTGGTAACGTTTACCTGATCCCGTTAACCAATCAGTTAAGCGTAAAATTCGCTGACACTTATACCAACGAATCGGATCCAACCAAAAAAGAGATGCACATGCAACTGGACGACCGCACCTTCGTTTATCTCCAATCGTACGATAATGCGGTAAAAGCGGGTTATAATTTCATGCTCGAAAAATTTGACGGTGATGTTTTGAAGGAAAGGCTAACTGCTCAGAGAATTAGTTACGACTCATTGAAACACACCTGGTCGATACAAGATTTCAAAGTACGATATGTAAACGGCCTAAAGGAGCAAATGATAGAAGGCTCACGGAAAGACACACTGCTAGATATGAAGCCAACAGACTTTGAGGCAAACACCGATATCAACACCAACATATACAGGGCTATATCTACCCCCGACCTAAGCAAGCAGATTGAAAAAGAAAAAATAAGGGGCACAGGCAGGTTAATTGAACTGCAGTTGGAGAAGTACAGGCGTTTTATTTATCCGTTTTCTGCTTTTGTGCTTACGCTCATCGGCGTTTCCATATCATCACGTAAAGTGCGCGGGGGGATAGGCCTGCCCTTGGGAGTAGGCATACTGCTGTGCTTTTTATACATCGTAGTAGACCGCTTCGCGAACGTATTTTCACTCAAAGCCGGCTTAGCTCCTATCATTGCCGTTTTTATTCCCAATGTACTGTTTGGCCTTACCGGTTTATACATGTTACAAAAAGCGCCTAAATAA
- a CDS encoding EamA family transporter — protein MPKLTAPNTELNKNLLILHFTVFIWGFTGILGKLITITAVNLVWYRVLIAFCTLFLYFKFNKQALKVNRKTFLKLFFTGALVGGHWILFFQAIKVSTVSVTLVCLSSLTLFTAVFEPLIKRKPVSKLEIFSGLLIITGIVLIFKFESQYTLGIFLGLLCAAAASLFSIINSNEVKSHHPAIIAFYELIGAFFWITLFMLLTNGMTDLHIPKANDIGYLVILGTICTSLAYVAGVSVMRELSAFKVALITNLEPVYGIIMAFMFFGDLHTMSLGFWIGAAIILSTIFLFPVVQKQASRLKNRRAGTPA, from the coding sequence ATGCCCAAACTTACAGCGCCCAATACCGAATTGAATAAGAACTTACTTATTCTGCACTTTACTGTATTTATATGGGGCTTTACCGGCATACTGGGCAAACTAATAACTATTACGGCGGTAAACCTGGTTTGGTACCGGGTTCTCATTGCATTTTGTACACTTTTCCTTTACTTCAAATTTAATAAGCAGGCGCTTAAAGTAAATCGCAAAACGTTCCTGAAATTGTTTTTCACAGGCGCTTTGGTAGGCGGGCACTGGATACTTTTCTTCCAGGCCATTAAGGTTTCTACCGTATCGGTAACGTTGGTTTGCCTGTCATCGCTTACCTTGTTTACCGCTGTGTTTGAGCCGCTTATTAAACGAAAGCCTGTATCCAAACTGGAGATCTTTTCAGGATTGCTCATTATTACCGGCATAGTACTCATTTTTAAATTCGAGTCTCAGTATACTTTAGGAATTTTTTTAGGGCTGCTTTGCGCTGCTGCCGCTAGTCTATTTTCGATAATTAACTCAAATGAGGTAAAAAGCCACCACCCTGCCATCATTGCTTTTTACGAGCTTATAGGCGCTTTCTTTTGGATTACACTGTTTATGCTGTTAACCAATGGCATGACTGATTTACACATTCCTAAGGCCAATGATATTGGCTACCTGGTTATATTGGGAACCATTTGCACTTCACTGGCCTACGTGGCAGGCGTATCCGTTATGCGCGAGTTATCCGCCTTCAAAGTAGCACTTATAACCAACCTGGAACCCGTGTACGGCATTATTATGGCCTTCATGTTTTTTGGAGATTTGCATACTATGAGCTTAGGTTTTTGGATAGGTGCGGCTATTATATTATCTACCATTTTTCTTTTCCCGGTTGTACAGAAGCAAGCATCACGACTTAAAAACCGAAGAGCTGGCACACCGGCATAA
- a CDS encoding cysteine desulfurase family protein encodes MRIYLDNAATTPIDPEVMKQMVQVMESQYGNPSSIHAHGREARSIVEKARKTIANLLHTSPAEIFFTSGGTEADNTAIRCGIIDHGLRHAITSRIEHHAVVHTLEALEKTGAIKLSFVDIDDKGHVNYEHLEQLLKDNERSFVSLMHANNELGTLNDLERIGALCEQYNALFHSDTVQTVGHYAHDLSKLKVHFMVCAAHKLHGPKGTGFLYINHKVKINPMIYGGSQERNMRGGTENVYGIVGLAKALEMAYSEMAHHQSYIQGLKSYMMEQLQQIPGIHFNGETDPDKSLYTVLNVSFPEMEMADMLLFSLDIAGVSASGGSACSSGTNIGSHVLNGIGANPNRPAVRFSFSKYNTREEVDFAVSKIREICAVNA; translated from the coding sequence ATGCGAATTTATCTCGATAACGCAGCTACTACGCCAATTGATCCCGAAGTAATGAAGCAGATGGTGCAGGTGATGGAAAGCCAATATGGTAACCCGTCGTCCATCCATGCTCATGGTCGCGAGGCTCGTTCCATAGTGGAAAAGGCCCGTAAAACCATCGCTAATTTGCTGCACACGTCACCGGCCGAAATTTTTTTCACGTCGGGCGGTACCGAGGCTGATAATACAGCAATTCGTTGCGGTATCATTGATCATGGCTTAAGGCATGCTATTACCAGTCGTATCGAGCACCATGCGGTAGTACACACGCTTGAAGCACTGGAAAAAACAGGTGCTATTAAGCTAAGCTTCGTAGATATAGATGATAAAGGACATGTTAACTACGAGCATCTGGAGCAATTACTGAAGGATAACGAGCGCAGTTTTGTTTCGCTTATGCATGCCAATAACGAGCTGGGTACGCTTAATGATTTAGAGCGTATCGGTGCTCTTTGCGAGCAGTACAATGCATTGTTTCATAGTGATACTGTGCAAACGGTTGGGCACTATGCGCATGATCTGAGCAAGTTAAAAGTTCACTTCATGGTTTGCGCTGCGCACAAGCTTCATGGGCCAAAAGGTACTGGCTTTTTGTACATAAATCATAAAGTGAAGATAAACCCGATGATTTACGGCGGTTCTCAGGAACGAAATATGCGCGGGGGAACCGAGAATGTGTACGGCATTGTGGGTCTCGCTAAAGCCTTAGAAATGGCTTATAGCGAGATGGCTCATCATCAGTCATACATACAAGGCCTAAAAAGCTATATGATGGAGCAGTTACAGCAAATTCCGGGTATACACTTTAATGGAGAGACTGATCCGGATAAGAGCCTGTATACGGTTCTTAACGTTTCTTTCCCGGAGATGGAAATGGCCGATATGCTTTTATTTAGTCTGGACATTGCCGGCGTCTCTGCATCGGGTGGTAGCGCGTGTAGCTCCGGTACTAATATTGGTTCACACGTTTTAAATGGTATAGGCGCTAATCCCAATCGCCCTGCTGTTCGCTTCTCTTTCTCCAAATACAATACCCGCGAAGAAGTAGATTTTGCCGTGAGCAAGATCAGAGAGATTTGCGCAGTTAACGCCTGA